In a single window of the Thermoanaerobaculia bacterium genome:
- a CDS encoding type II secretion system protein — protein MNFLPKRRSRGFTLVEVIVAMGLMALAMLAIAPLFANSMKSNAVGWDYSSLNALAKRQLEEILQYSFTDARLAVPAGATFNGHAGQAYRRPLVGPYELVYVVRDFPNTAIPAPGAAPDEANAVDDSNAAWTLSPGVKMITVYVASARSSLSGSTYAEGSNTIAGLFPAGYTGKQIRMTAYKAQ, from the coding sequence ATGAACTTCCTGCCGAAGCGCCGCAGCCGAGGATTCACGCTCGTCGAAGTCATCGTGGCGATGGGCCTCATGGCCCTCGCCATGCTCGCGATCGCGCCGCTTTTCGCGAACTCGATGAAGAGTAACGCCGTCGGGTGGGATTACTCGAGCCTGAACGCGCTCGCCAAAAGGCAGCTCGAGGAGATTCTCCAGTATTCGTTCACGGACGCTCGCCTCGCGGTTCCCGCCGGCGCGACTTTCAACGGCCACGCGGGGCAGGCGTACCGGCGGCCGCTCGTCGGTCCCTACGAGCTGGTGTATGTCGTCCGCGATTTTCCGAATACCGCCATTCCCGCTCCCGGAGCGGCCCCCGACGAGGCGAACGCGGTCGATGACAGCAATGCGGCGTGGACCCTCTCGCCCGGTGTCAAGATGATCACCGTTTACGTCGCTTCCGCGCGGAGCAGCCTGTCTGGCTCGACCTACGCCGAGGGCTCCAACACGATCGCCGGTCTCTTTCCCGCCGGTTATACGGGAAAGCAGATCCGCATGACCGCATACAAGGCGCAGTGA
- a CDS encoding prepilin-type N-terminal cleavage/methylation domain-containing protein, giving the protein MARPAACRMLFLPSSMFVKTEPSPRRRPRGFSLVELLVVIAIMGLVLAIGIPFFATVMHRSRVDGLAREVDMTVLAARLQSIKRGSSVGVVISTDPSAPYGEYNAAVTFLDADSNGVLDTTTTPADVILHTDPLDPPGHRVELRIDNPNQSSPSTSTATAYFVFTSFGSVGSGGDKGVYVLDTHGNVLQIAVGTAATGKVLLTKLVTGGTPLYQTPPWKWY; this is encoded by the coding sequence ATGGCCCGGCCGGCGGCATGCCGGATGCTCTTCCTCCCTTCGTCGATGTTCGTGAAAACGGAGCCTTCTCCTCGCCGCCGTCCGCGGGGCTTCAGCCTCGTCGAGCTCCTAGTCGTGATTGCGATCATGGGGTTGGTGCTGGCGATCGGAATCCCGTTTTTCGCGACCGTGATGCATCGCAGCCGTGTGGACGGTCTTGCGCGGGAGGTCGACATGACCGTGCTTGCGGCGCGGCTGCAATCGATCAAGCGCGGCTCGAGCGTGGGCGTCGTCATCTCGACGGACCCTTCCGCACCCTACGGCGAATACAACGCCGCGGTGACCTTCCTGGATGCGGATTCGAACGGAGTTCTCGATACCACCACGACGCCCGCAGATGTCATCCTGCACACCGACCCGCTCGATCCTCCCGGACACCGGGTGGAGCTCCGCATCGACAATCCGAATCAGTCTTCTCCTTCCACCTCGACCGCGACTGCCTATTTCGTCTTCACGTCGTTCGGGTCGGTGGGAAGCGGCGGCGACAAGGGCGTCTACGTCCTCGACACGCACGGTAACGTCCTGCAGATCGCGGTTGGAACCGCCGCGACCGGTAAGGTCCTGCTGACCAAACTCGTGACGGGCGGGACGCCGTTGTACCAGACGCCGCCCTGGAAGTGGTACTGA